The genomic interval GCCAGGTAATCTGCCCCCCCTAACACCCCGACGGTATCGGCCTCGTACAGATTGAAATAGAGAGGCCCCGCATCGAGCGCGATGTATCGCCGTCCCCGCTGAAAACCAGGGATCGCCGCGCGCTCTGGCATGTGCTCACGGTTATGCCACTCGTAGAACTCATCCCGCGCCTCGGGCAAAAGATCATGCCAAATTGCGACTACGCCTGTTCCTGCAAAACTCATATCTTTTACTCCGGGGTCAATCAACGTTAGGGTAGCGACCGTCAACCCAGGCTGCGCCCATCTCCGAAACATAGGGAACTACAGTCTGGCACTGCTCGCCCAACCCCGTTCCACCTACGCGCATGACGTCCCCGGCCTTGAGAAACACATGCGGCTTCTGGCCCAGGCCTACGCCGGGCGGTGTGCCGGTGATGATGACGTCACCCGGCAGCAGGGGCATGAAACGGCTGAGGTAGGACACGATGTGAGCCACGCTGAAAATCATCGTCCGAGTGTTACCGTTCTGATAACGCTTGCCGTTCACTTCCAGCCAGAGGTCGAGGTTCTGCGGGTCGGCGATTTCATCACGAGTCACCAGCCAAGGGCCAAGTGGCGCGAAGGAAAAGCTGCTCTTGCCCTTTGTCCATTGCCCTTCGTACTCGAGCTGATAGGCGCGCTCGGAGACATCGTTTGCCAGGCAGTAACCGGCGATATGATCCAGCGCCTTGCTTTCATCTACGTGCCAGGCAGGTGAACCAATCACGATGGCCAGTTCGACCTCCCAGTCGAGCTTCTTTGCATCACCCGGCAGGATCACAGGGTCATTTGCACCACTGATGGCCCCGGTGTGCTTGTTGAACACCACAGGTTGGCTCGGAATGGGCGTGTTGGTTTCGGCGGCGTGGTCAGAATAATTGAGGCCGATACAGATCAGGTTCGGCACGCTGCCCACGCACGGGCCCAAACGTGTCCCGGCCGGTACCAGTGGCAGGCGCTCAATGTCGATGCCACGCAGTTTTTCAATACTGGACGGCGCCAGCGCTGCGGCATCGATATCATCGACGATGCCCGAAAGATCCCTGATCTGTCCTTGAGCATCCAAAATCCCAGGCAGTTCTTGTCCTGGCAAACCGAAACGAACCAAGCGCATACGTTACTCCTCAAGCGTTGAAAAAAAGACAGACAGAGATCCTGCCTCGCCGAACTGGATATCCAGCGGCTGGTGGGTGGGAACTTCGAGTAGCCCCGCATAGGAGCCGGTGATCACGACCTGACCCGCTTGCAGACCGATGCCACGTGCAGAGAGAAAATTGGCGAGCCAGACGATCGGCGAGACGGGGTCTTGATCCGGGTGAGTGCCGGCAATGCTCACAGGCTCTACACCCGGATGACTCAGGGTTACATCAAGGTGAGTGGGCAAATTGTTCGAGCTCAGCGAAATGGCACGAGGCCCCAGCACTAGTCCATGGTTGAACAACCCGTCAGCCAGCAACTGCTCGAACGGGACCTTCTGCGGATCGGTATATCGACAGTCGATTACCTCGAGTGCAAGGTGTACCTGACTGATGGCCCGCGTAATGTCATCGGCCGTGTAGGGCGCCGCGCGGGCAGGAAGACTGGCGCCCAACACGCATGCAAGCTCGGGCTCGATTCGTACCGTGGAAGTTGCGAAGCCAAGGGGGTATCGGTCGCAACTCACGATGCTATCGGTGTAGATGGGCGCGACTATCCACTTGCCAGGTTTGGGCAATGCGCATTTCCATCCGCCCACTTTTTTCCCGGCCAGCACACCGACATGCTGCTGTATCTGGAAGCCTTGCTCCAGGCTCAGTGACGCCTCATTGCAGGGCAGAGCATCTAGTCGATTACCCGTTTGGCGTGCTTTCGCGAGGTACGCGGCGGCTTGCATAAGGGTTGGTTCACGCGCATCAGCTGATTGACTGCACTGATCCATGAGCTTCACCCCTGCACGCTGGGTTGCCGAGGCCATACCGTCCCGAGCTTGTTCGCAGCATCCTCGAGCAGTGCATGCAATTCGTCATAGCGGTCTGGATGCATCCGTAACACCGGGCCGGCAATACTCATGGTCCCGACCACAACTCCCGACGGGATCATCTTCACCGGCACCGCGATAGCCCACACACCGGCCTCAGCCTCTTCCACAACGAGGCCATAACCCCGTGACCTGGTCGCCGCCAAATCGGAAAGCAAGCGTTCAACGGTATTGATAGCCTTAGGGCCTTTGCCTACACCCAGGTCTTTGCCCAGACCGTCGCGGATAGCAATTTCGACAGCTTGCTCGTCAGGCATGGATGCAAGCCAGGCTTTGCCGTTTGCAGTGGTGTACAGATTGATTGGCTGATCCATGGCTGGCGAGTACATCAACCCAGGTGCAGCGCCTTGAGCCGAGGCGAGCCAGGACAAACCGCCCTCGCAGACGACAGTCAGGCGTACCAGCTCATGGGATAAAGACGCTACGTTTTCGATAATCGGCTGCACAAGCTCCGGCAGCCCGATGCCGTTCAGGTAACGCTGCCCTAAAAGCGCCAGCTTGAGTGTCAGCCGGTATTGGGAGGTCGCCTCATCCTGCTCGGCCCAGCCTTGTTCTACCAACTGCGCAAGCACACGGTGGGCCGGCCCCTTTTCCATCCCCAGTTCACCTGCAATATCAGACATTCGCATCCAGCGGGCCTCACGAGCCAGCAGCTCGATAGCCTCAAGGCAGCGATCAACAGCACCTTTAACGACTCTCATGGAATTCTTCTCAGCTGGTTATGAGCAGCGCCAACCAAAATGTCACGCTGTTCTATTTGGAACACAGTTACAATAGTAAGCACCGTGTCCTCGTCAAGTCAACGCAAATGCACGCCTGCCATCAACACCGAACCGGGCTTGAGCTGCCAGCCTATTGCAGGTCGACGACCGGGGCGTGAGACCTGCCAGCAGCCTTGACAAAGGCAATGCTCCGGAACAACATTACAAATGGAACGACGTTACAATAACAAAATCACGGTACCGGAGACACTTCATGAGCCATGGCATCCCGAGCGATCCACACTCCAAGCGTCAGTCGAGGAAGGCCGCCGCTAGCGGCTGGATCGGCTCGGCGTTGGAGTACTACGACTTTTTCATTTATGCCACTGCCGCAGCCTTGCTTTTCCCGCAGCTGTTTTTTCCAACGGACAATCCCACCGTCGGCATCATCGTTTCACTTGCCAGCTTCGGGGTTGGGTACATCGCACGACCTATAGGCGCGGTGGTGCTGGGGCACCTGGGTGACCGCCATGGGCGCAAGACAGTCCTGGTCTACTGCATGTTCTTGATGGGCTTTTCGACCATGTGCATTGGCTTGCTCCCGACCTACGACCAGATCGGCGTGTGGGCTCCCGCGATACTGATTACCTTGCGTCTGATCCAAGGGTTCGCGGTTGCCGGCGAGGTGTCTTGCGCAAGCTCCATGACCATGGAGCATGCACCTGACGGGCGCCGTGGTTACTTCGCCAGCTTTACCCTTCAAGGCGTGCAAGCCGGGCAACTGCTAGCGGCGGCGGTGTTCCTGCC from Pseudomonas fortuita carries:
- a CDS encoding IclR family transcriptional regulator — encoded protein: MRVVKGAVDRCLEAIELLAREARWMRMSDIAGELGMEKGPAHRVLAQLVEQGWAEQDEATSQYRLTLKLALLGQRYLNGIGLPELVQPIIENVASLSHELVRLTVVCEGGLSWLASAQGAAPGLMYSPAMDQPINLYTTANGKAWLASMPDEQAVEIAIRDGLGKDLGVGKGPKAINTVERLLSDLAATRSRGYGLVVEEAEAGVWAIAVPVKMIPSGVVVGTMSIAGPVLRMHPDRYDELHALLEDAANKLGTVWPRQPSVQG
- a CDS encoding 2-keto-4-pentenoate hydratase — its product is MDQCSQSADAREPTLMQAAAYLAKARQTGNRLDALPCNEASLSLEQGFQIQQHVGVLAGKKVGGWKCALPKPGKWIVAPIYTDSIVSCDRYPLGFATSTVRIEPELACVLGASLPARAAPYTADDITRAISQVHLALEVIDCRYTDPQKVPFEQLLADGLFNHGLVLGPRAISLSSNNLPTHLDVTLSHPGVEPVSIAGTHPDQDPVSPIVWLANFLSARGIGLQAGQVVITGSYAGLLEVPTHQPLDIQFGEAGSLSVFFSTLEE
- a CDS encoding fumarylacetoacetate hydrolase family protein, whose product is MRLVRFGLPGQELPGILDAQGQIRDLSGIVDDIDAAALAPSSIEKLRGIDIERLPLVPAGTRLGPCVGSVPNLICIGLNYSDHAAETNTPIPSQPVVFNKHTGAISGANDPVILPGDAKKLDWEVELAIVIGSPAWHVDESKALDHIAGYCLANDVSERAYQLEYEGQWTKGKSSFSFAPLGPWLVTRDEIADPQNLDLWLEVNGKRYQNGNTRTMIFSVAHIVSYLSRFMPLLPGDVIITGTPPGVGLGQKPHVFLKAGDVMRVGGTGLGEQCQTVVPYVSEMGAAWVDGRYPNVD